One window from the genome of Hemitrygon akajei chromosome 4, sHemAka1.3, whole genome shotgun sequence encodes:
- the rps3a gene encoding small ribosomal subunit protein eS1: protein MAVGKNKRLTKGGKKGAKKKIVDPFSKKDWYDVKAPAMFNIRNLGKTLVTRTQGTKIASEGLKGRVFEVSLADLQNDEVAFRKFKLIVEDVQGKNCLTNFHGMDLTRDKMCSMVKKWQTMIEAHIDVKTTDGYLLRLFCVGFTKKRNNQIRKTSYAQHQQVRTIRKKMVEIMTREVQTNDLKEIVNKLIPDSIGKDIEKACQSIYPLHDVFVRKVKMLKKPKFELGKLMELHGEGGSGASKPSGEETGAKVDRADGYEPPVQETV, encoded by the exons ATGGCTGTCGGTAAAAATAAGCGGCTGACCAAAGGAGGCAAAAAGGGAGCCAAGAAGAAGAT TGTGGACCCTTTCTCCAAAAAGGACTGGTATGATGTCAAGGCTCCAGCGATGTTTAACATTAGGAACCTGGGTAAAACCTTGGTTACAAGGACCCAGGGAACTA AAATTGCCTCAgaaggcttgaagggccgagtATTTGAGGTGAGTCTTGCTGACTTGCAGAACGATGAAGTGGCCTTCCGCAAATTTAAGCTGATCGTCGAGGATGTTCAGGGCAAAAACTGCCTGACCAACTTTCATGGGATGGACTTAACACGTGacaagatgtgctcaatggtcaaAAAATGGCAG ACTATGATTGAAGCCCATATTGATGTCAAGACTACAGACGGGTACCTTCTGCGCCTTTTTTGTGTAGGCTTTACAAAGAAGCGCAACAACCAGATCCGTAAAACCTCCTATGCTCAGCACCAGCAGGTTCGTACGATCCGCAAGAAGATGGTCGAAATCATGACCCGTGAAGTTCAAACCAACGATCTCAAGGAGATAGTCAACAAGTT GATACCAGACAGCATCGGAAAGGATATTGAAAAAGCTTGCCAGTCCATTTATCCGCTCCATGATGTGTTTGTCCGGAAAGTCAAGATGTTGAAAAAGCCCAAATTTGAAT TGGGCAAACTGATGGAGCTGCACGGTGAAGGAGGAAGTGGCGCAAGCAAACCATCAGGTGAAGAGACTGGTGCTAAAGTAGATCGAGCTGATGGATATGAACCTCCTGTCCAAGAAACTGTCTAA